A region of Streptomyces deccanensis DNA encodes the following proteins:
- a CDS encoding FxsB family cyclophane-forming radical SAM/SPASM peptide maturase: MTVAARPFRQFVIKVHSRCDLACDHCYVYQHADQSWRGRPVTMSEETFRRAAARIAEHAAAHRLTRVHVVLHGGEPLLAGRERLRGFARTLRSALHGVAELDLRMQTNGLRLDDEFCAMLVDESIVTSISLDGDEASNDRHRIRRDGSGSYRDVVRAVRILGAPPHRAAFGGLLCTIDVDNDPVEVYRALAELRPPAIDFLLPHATWEFPPARPGGETDYADWLIAVHKQWTADGMPMRIRMFESISRLTRGRGSLTEALGLGSSDLLVIETDGALEQADWLKTAYQGAPATGMHLATHRLEEAAEHRGIQARRAGLDGLSAQCRACPVVSVCGGGLYGHRHRASNGFDNPSVYCADLLKIIEYVQTTERDAADVRHGWHGLSWTHFDELAAGYGSAAAVRSLAAAQNSQRRALLAAARRADSEAPGPGPGLTAGPISVPAGAGAAQGAGAARAAGPVGSGPGWEAILALPAAALDVLLADPYLRVWALACGQPVRRRAEGRPAEAALSAVARVGGRLTLAVPLRHEPEGSAIHLPGLGRLSLGTDGRDRRAGTVTVTAADTALTVEGRTLGQELPPDGMRWQPLRHLSADGLRVALDDLDPSRDCYGYQPLPRLSEAEFRRWETMFGEAWQLIRTEYAEYAQGIAAGLTTVTPLAPAASGDDVSATSRHAFGAVGIALPRSAEDLAMLIVHEYQHVKLGAMLDMFDLLDGLDDRRYRVLWRPDARPLDAIVQGAYAHLAVADIWRLRVRRGAAGVGPALYERSRAEADKWRTAVLDALDTVAGTGSLTALGHRFVRGLRGEAETLGGVAETGPIAV, translated from the coding sequence GTGACGGTGGCGGCGCGGCCCTTCCGCCAGTTCGTGATCAAGGTGCACAGCCGGTGCGATCTGGCCTGTGACCACTGCTACGTCTACCAGCACGCCGACCAGAGCTGGCGCGGGCGTCCGGTGACGATGTCCGAGGAAACGTTCCGTCGTGCGGCCGCGCGGATCGCCGAACACGCGGCCGCGCACCGACTCACCCGGGTGCACGTCGTCCTGCACGGCGGTGAGCCCCTGCTCGCCGGGCGGGAACGCCTGCGCGGCTTCGCCCGCACCCTCCGCTCGGCGCTGCACGGCGTGGCCGAACTCGACCTGCGCATGCAGACCAACGGCCTCCGCCTGGACGACGAGTTCTGCGCGATGCTCGTCGACGAGTCCATCGTCACCAGCATCTCGCTCGACGGCGACGAGGCGTCCAACGACCGCCACCGGATCAGGCGCGACGGCTCCGGCTCCTACCGCGACGTGGTCCGCGCGGTGCGGATCCTCGGCGCGCCGCCCCACCGCGCCGCCTTCGGCGGGCTGCTCTGCACGATCGACGTCGACAACGATCCGGTCGAGGTGTACCGGGCGCTGGCCGAACTCCGCCCGCCGGCCATCGACTTCCTGCTGCCGCACGCCACCTGGGAGTTCCCGCCGGCCCGCCCCGGCGGCGAGACCGACTACGCGGACTGGCTGATCGCCGTGCACAAGCAGTGGACCGCCGACGGCATGCCCATGCGCATCCGGATGTTCGAGTCCATCAGCCGGCTGACCCGAGGCCGTGGCAGCCTCACCGAGGCGCTGGGGCTGGGCAGTTCGGACCTGCTCGTGATCGAGACCGACGGTGCGCTCGAACAGGCGGACTGGCTGAAGACGGCCTACCAGGGAGCCCCGGCGACCGGGATGCACCTCGCCACCCACCGCCTGGAGGAGGCCGCCGAGCACCGGGGCATCCAGGCCCGCCGCGCCGGACTGGACGGGCTGAGCGCGCAGTGCCGCGCCTGCCCCGTCGTGTCGGTGTGCGGCGGCGGCCTCTACGGCCACCGCCACCGCGCCTCCAACGGGTTCGACAACCCCTCCGTCTACTGCGCCGATCTGCTGAAGATCATCGAGTACGTCCAGACCACGGAACGCGACGCCGCGGACGTTCGCCACGGCTGGCACGGTCTGTCCTGGACCCACTTCGACGAACTGGCCGCCGGATACGGCAGCGCGGCGGCCGTCCGCTCCCTGGCCGCCGCCCAGAACAGCCAACGCCGCGCACTGCTGGCGGCTGCCCGCCGCGCGGACAGCGAGGCACCGGGGCCCGGCCCGGGACTGACGGCGGGGCCGATCTCGGTCCCGGCGGGTGCGGGCGCGGCTCAGGGGGCCGGGGCGGCGAGGGCGGCCGGGCCGGTGGGCTCGGGGCCCGGATGGGAGGCGATTCTGGCGTTGCCGGCCGCCGCGTTGGACGTCCTGCTGGCTGATCCGTATCTCCGCGTCTGGGCCCTCGCGTGCGGACAGCCGGTGCGACGGCGGGCCGAGGGCCGTCCGGCCGAGGCCGCGCTGTCGGCCGTGGCACGCGTCGGCGGCCGGCTGACCCTGGCCGTCCCGCTGCGGCACGAGCCCGAGGGGTCGGCGATCCACCTCCCCGGCCTGGGCCGGCTGTCACTGGGCACCGACGGCCGCGACCGGCGCGCCGGGACGGTCACCGTGACGGCCGCCGACACCGCGCTCACCGTCGAAGGACGGACCCTGGGACAGGAGTTGCCCCCCGACGGCATGCGCTGGCAGCCACTGCGTCATCTGTCCGCCGACGGACTGCGAGTGGCCCTGGACGACCTCGACCCCTCCCGCGACTGCTACGGCTACCAGCCCCTGCCCCGCCTGTCCGAGGCCGAATTCCGACGGTGGGAGACGATGTTCGGCGAGGCCTGGCAGCTGATCAGGACCGAGTACGCCGAGTACGCGCAGGGCATCGCCGCCGGCCTGACCACCGTGACCCCGCTCGCGCCCGCGGCGTCCGGCGACGACGTCAGCGCCACCTCGCGGCACGCCTTCGGAGCGGTCGGTATCGCGCTGCCCCGCTCGGCCGAGGATCTGGCCATGCTGATCGTCCACGAGTACCAACACGTCAAACTGGGCGCGATGCTCGACATGTTCGACCTGCTCGACGGCCTCGACGACCGGCGCTACCGCGTGCTGTGGCGCCCCGACGCGAGGCCTCTCGACGCCATCGTGCAGGGCGCGTACGCCCACCTCGCGGTCGCCGACATCTGGCGGCTCAGGGTCCGCCGCGGTGCGGCCGGCGTCGGCCCCGCCCTGTACGAACGCTCCCGCGCGGAGGCGGACAAGTGGCGTACGGCCGTACTGGACGCCCTCGACACGGTGGCCGGAACCGGCTCCCTGACCGCCCTGGGACACCGCTTCGTGCGCGGGCTCCGGGGCGAGGCCGAGACCCTGGGCGGAGTGGCCGAAACCGGTCCGATCGCGGTCTGA
- a CDS encoding TIR-like protein FxsC, which yields MIHPASQAAPASDSSDPYVFFMSYARLPMTGTRTRKDPSDVALEQFHAHLCSDIMQLTDHDGEESPGFLDQSIDLGEDWQSRLKHALATCRVFVPIYTSRYFKREWCGKEWDAFARRQEEQLRTRPYTGNAIIPVLWVGQQHLTLPPVAAKVQYAHPALGKDYLQSGLYGLKQAGRHAKYRSSVWALAQMIVKVAQQTSLEPCDVELFKDLRNVFEGE from the coding sequence ATGATTCATCCGGCTTCTCAGGCGGCACCGGCGTCGGATTCCTCCGATCCGTACGTATTCTTCATGAGTTACGCACGGTTGCCGATGACGGGCACAAGGACCAGGAAAGACCCGTCGGATGTGGCGTTGGAGCAGTTCCACGCCCATTTATGCAGCGACATCATGCAGTTGACGGATCACGACGGCGAGGAATCGCCCGGATTCCTCGACCAGAGCATCGATCTCGGTGAGGACTGGCAGAGCAGACTCAAACACGCCCTGGCCACCTGCCGGGTGTTCGTGCCCATCTACACCAGCCGGTACTTCAAGAGGGAATGGTGCGGAAAGGAATGGGACGCCTTCGCACGACGTCAGGAGGAACAGCTTCGCACCCGGCCGTACACGGGCAACGCGATCATCCCCGTCCTCTGGGTGGGACAGCAGCATCTGACACTGCCGCCCGTCGCGGCGAAGGTGCAGTACGCTCACCCCGCCCTGGGTAAGGATTACCTACAGTCGGGCCTCTACGGGCTGAAGCAGGCGGGCCGCCATGCCAAGTACCGCAGCTCGGTGTGGGCGCTCGCCCAGATGATCGTCAAAGTGGCTCAGCAGACCAGCCTTGAACCGTGCGACGTGGAGCTGTTCAAAGACCTCCGCAACGTCTTCGAGGGGGAGTAG
- the fsxC gene encoding FxsC protein gives MPMFFMSYARVPVPRHRDASQDPNRLVFRFFDELCAKVARRARVTQEEAGFVERPGTPGEESVQALLDCQVFVPLFSKRYFSNPQCGRQWTAVAQGVPEDRPSIVPVLWTPYSPASLPKKVTEPYPEVLDGIGEAAENYASMGLHRLLDQALDLSERPDPEDEGAADRLSAQVAQVTDWLAQRIVDLAATGPARPRTPGGEGRAPRPETLAGLDDAFADPPYASPLHITVLAPTEEGLPVGRDGARYGPGVDDWRPYGTAVGPLVELMEALARNLGFEPTVKPFDKFQTELRDTELPTAPWLLVVDPWALENSQMARQAKEFDRARRPWTAVLSTLAGDDLQTKEQSDRLRGLLAANFPRFISEGRVGEQEAVRGLAGADVFTRWFSELAEATKIRYLRYIHSQLPRSGTGVRGVQDSGADLPRRPDTGRGNGASSDGSRVEGRP, from the coding sequence ATGCCGATGTTCTTCATGAGCTATGCGCGGGTTCCTGTTCCCCGACACCGGGACGCCTCACAGGATCCCAACCGTCTGGTCTTCCGGTTCTTCGACGAACTGTGCGCCAAGGTGGCGCGGCGCGCGAGGGTGACGCAGGAGGAGGCCGGCTTCGTCGAACGGCCGGGGACACCGGGGGAGGAGTCGGTCCAGGCGCTGCTGGACTGCCAGGTCTTCGTTCCGCTGTTCTCCAAGCGGTACTTCAGCAATCCCCAGTGCGGTCGGCAGTGGACCGCCGTCGCCCAGGGGGTTCCCGAGGACCGGCCGAGCATCGTCCCGGTGCTGTGGACGCCGTACTCGCCCGCGTCGCTCCCGAAGAAGGTCACGGAGCCGTACCCGGAGGTGCTGGACGGCATCGGTGAGGCCGCCGAGAACTACGCGTCCATGGGACTGCACCGGCTGCTCGACCAGGCGCTCGACCTGTCCGAACGGCCTGACCCGGAGGACGAGGGCGCGGCGGACCGGTTGTCCGCACAGGTCGCCCAGGTGACCGACTGGCTGGCCCAGCGCATCGTCGACCTGGCGGCCACGGGTCCCGCGCGGCCGCGGACGCCGGGCGGCGAGGGAAGGGCGCCGCGGCCGGAGACGCTGGCGGGGCTGGACGACGCCTTCGCCGACCCGCCCTACGCCTCCCCGCTGCACATCACCGTGCTCGCCCCGACCGAGGAGGGGTTACCGGTCGGGCGTGACGGCGCGCGCTACGGACCGGGGGTGGACGACTGGCGCCCGTACGGCACGGCGGTGGGCCCGCTGGTCGAGCTGATGGAGGCGCTGGCCCGGAATCTGGGCTTCGAGCCCACCGTGAAGCCCTTCGACAAGTTCCAGACGGAGCTCAGGGACACGGAACTGCCGACCGCCCCATGGCTCCTGGTGGTGGACCCCTGGGCGCTGGAGAACTCCCAAATGGCGCGTCAGGCCAAGGAGTTCGACCGGGCCCGGCGGCCGTGGACGGCGGTGCTGAGTACTCTGGCGGGGGACGATCTGCAGACGAAGGAGCAGTCCGACCGGCTGCGCGGACTGCTGGCGGCGAACTTTCCCCGGTTCATCAGCGAGGGCCGGGTGGGCGAGCAGGAAGCGGTACGCGGGCTGGCCGGGGCGGATGTCTTCACCCGGTGGTTCAGCGAACTGGCTGAGGCAACCAAGATCCGCTACTTGCGGTACATTCACTCGCAATTGCCCCGGAGCGGCACTGGTGTCCGGGGCGTCCAGGATTCCGGTGCGGACCTGCCCCGACGGCCCGACACCGGCCGGGGCAACGGGGCATCGAGCGACGGCAGTCGCGTGGAGGGCAGGCCATGA